A window from [Limnothrix rosea] IAM M-220 encodes these proteins:
- a CDS encoding lipoxygenase family protein has translation MTATSGSQNLGLIEKQEKYKYNYSHIPPVAMVDTLPESEKWSIPWKLMVAKVGYQLLVNKIIVTYGDQGKAGAANDVRAFLIARLKETFGEQKGLSKVRVLLQGARFLPRIIWGEITTDVVDVEEVMRDAIKTVSRDFLEDFAANVMEQLTVDGKDGRCLSSTDFERLFATIDLPEIAYEYQTDESFAYMRVAGPNAVMLEKITEPDPRFPVTEAHYQAVMGEGDSLAAARAEGRLFLCDYEILDGAVNGSFPTDQKYLYAPLALFAVPKADAGKRDLRPVAIQLGQKPKEYPILTPKSNRYAWLCAKTAVQVADANFHEAVTHLGRTHLFMGPFVIATHRQLPENHPLFKLLTPHFLGMLAINDSAQAKLIYKGGGVDKILATTIDNARLFAVLGVQTYGFNRAMLPDQLAARGVDDTEALPVYPYRDDALLIWEAIYNWVKAYLKTYYPGDSAVQRDQALQAWAKELISYKGGRVVDFGEDGDIKTLSYLIDAVTLIIFTVSAQHAAVNFPQKGLMSFAPGMPTAGYAPLDNLGDQTAEQDYLDLLPPISQAQEQLKLCHLLGSVHFTQLGQYDKKHLGDPKIQKPLRQFQGRLEEIEMIIHKRNGDRPTYEYLLPSLIPQSINI, from the coding sequence ATGACCGCAACATCAGGCTCCCAAAATCTAGGCTTAATCGAAAAGCAAGAAAAGTATAAGTATAACTATAGTCACATTCCTCCAGTGGCAATGGTCGATACCTTGCCGGAAAGCGAAAAATGGTCAATACCTTGGAAGTTGATGGTGGCGAAGGTGGGTTATCAGCTTTTGGTTAATAAAATAATTGTGACTTATGGTGATCAAGGGAAGGCTGGTGCAGCGAATGATGTACGGGCTTTTTTGATTGCTAGGTTAAAGGAAACTTTTGGGGAACAGAAAGGGTTGTCCAAAGTGCGTGTCTTGCTGCAAGGTGCGAGGTTTCTGCCTCGAATTATTTGGGGTGAAATTACGACGGATGTTGTGGATGTTGAAGAGGTGATGCGGGATGCTATTAAAACTGTTAGTAGAGATTTTCTAGAGGATTTTGCTGCAAATGTGATGGAGCAACTTACCGTTGACGGTAAGGATGGTCGTTGTCTATCGAGTACAGATTTTGAGAGGCTTTTTGCCACGATTGATTTACCGGAGATTGCTTATGAGTATCAAACGGATGAAAGTTTTGCTTATATGAGGGTGGCGGGACCTAATGCGGTTATGCTCGAAAAAATCACGGAACCTGATCCTCGTTTTCCTGTGACGGAGGCTCATTATCAAGCGGTGATGGGAGAGGGGGATTCTCTTGCTGCGGCAAGGGCGGAGGGTCGATTATTTTTGTGTGATTATGAGATTTTGGATGGTGCGGTTAATGGTTCTTTTCCGACGGATCAGAAATATCTTTATGCGCCGTTAGCGTTGTTTGCTGTACCAAAGGCAGATGCTGGGAAACGTGATTTGAGGCCTGTTGCGATTCAGTTGGGTCAAAAACCGAAGGAGTATCCGATTCTCACGCCGAAGTCTAATCGGTATGCTTGGCTCTGTGCGAAAACGGCGGTACAGGTTGCGGATGCGAATTTCCATGAGGCGGTTACTCATTTAGGGCGGACTCATTTGTTTATGGGGCCGTTTGTGATCGCCACCCATAGACAATTGCCAGAAAATCATCCTTTGTTTAAATTACTAACGCCCCATTTTTTAGGGATGTTGGCGATCAATGATTCTGCGCAGGCGAAATTGATTTACAAGGGGGGTGGTGTTGATAAAATTTTGGCGACAACTATTGATAATGCCCGTTTGTTTGCGGTGCTGGGTGTGCAAACCTATGGTTTTAATCGTGCTATGTTGCCGGATCAATTGGCTGCGCGCGGTGTTGATGATACGGAGGCATTACCGGTTTATCCCTATCGTGATGATGCTTTATTGATTTGGGAGGCGATTTATAACTGGGTTAAGGCTTACTTGAAGACTTATTATCCGGGCGATAGTGCTGTGCAGCGTGATCAGGCGCTACAAGCTTGGGCAAAGGAACTCATTTCCTATAAGGGTGGGCGAGTGGTGGACTTTGGTGAAGATGGTGATATCAAAACGTTGTCGTACCTGATCGATGCAGTGACGCTCATTATTTTTACGGTGAGTGCCCAACATGCGGCGGTAAATTTTCCGCAGAAGGGTTTGATGAGTTTTGCGCCGGGTATGCCGACTGCGGGCTATGCTCCCCTTGATAATCTGGGTGATCAGACGGCAGAACAGGATTATCTTGATTTGCTGCCGCCAATTTCTCAGGCTCAGGAGCAATTAAAACTGTGTCATTTACTTGGGTCTGTTCACTTCACGCAGTTAGGGCAGTATGACAAAAAGCATCTTGGTGACCCGAAAATTCAAAAGCCGCTGCGGCAATTTCAAGGGCGACTCGAGGAAATTGAGATGATTATCCACAAGCGTAATGGCGATCGCCCAACCTATGAATATTTACTCCCTAGTCTTATTCCCCAGAGTATCAATATCTAA
- a CDS encoding FkbM family methyltransferase, producing the protein MTTTFLSEIKSTMQMTEPVTFFDVGANVGQTIEQMRSIFPQVTIYAFEPALPVFTFVAEKNKNDKNLSIHQIALGCHEGTETFLSDCSASAGNRIIKNQTITEPTETVSVLTGDTFCQEHKIEQIDFLKIDTEGYNIDVLGGFVNMLRAQKIKYIQVECTTNLDNHFHVHLERFIHFLHPFGYRLFGLYEFNRQIYVTQQKLNGIWFCNAVFVTEIENPKLRTDGKN; encoded by the coding sequence ATGACTACTACTTTTCTCTCGGAAATAAAGAGCACAATGCAAATGACCGAGCCTGTTACTTTTTTTGATGTAGGGGCAAATGTAGGTCAAACAATTGAACAGATGCGTAGTATTTTTCCACAAGTTACTATTTATGCTTTCGAGCCAGCTTTGCCAGTTTTTACATTTGTTGCTGAAAAAAATAAAAATGATAAAAACCTGAGTATCCATCAAATTGCTCTCGGTTGTCATGAAGGAACAGAAACATTTCTCTCTGATTGTAGCGCTAGCGCTGGTAACCGTATTATTAAAAATCAAACAATTACTGAACCTACTGAAACAGTAAGTGTTCTGACTGGAGATACCTTTTGCCAAGAACATAAGATTGAGCAGATAGATTTTTTGAAAATTGATACAGAAGGCTACAATATCGATGTCCTAGGTGGCTTCGTAAACATGCTTCGAGCGCAAAAAATCAAATATATTCAGGTTGAATGCACGACCAATCTCGATAATCATTTCCACGTGCACTTAGAACGCTTTATTCACTTTTTACATCCTTTTGGATATCGTCTATTTGGTTTGTATGAGTTTAATCGCCAGATATATGTAACTCAGCAAAAACTTAATGGCATTTGGTTTTGTAACGCTGTTTTTGTAACAGAAATTGAAAACCCGAAATTGCGGACTGACGGTAAAAATTAA
- a CDS encoding glutamate synthase-related protein: protein MNQHHNSSTHNTSEEKYYTGPRWLVEERDACGVGFLAYKDGRKTHKLVEQTLTALGCMEHRGGCTADRVSGDGAGVMTALPHELFAEWFQAQGIEQPAPESYGVGMVFLPPEVTAQQKAKAIVEKSLGDRHFKILGWREVPVAPETLGTQARENQPYMAQVFVTSEQGLTGDALDKELYIVRSTIGKHLTDVFYVCTLSCRTIVYKGMVQSEVLGQFYKDLKNPLYKSEFAVYHRRFSTNTMPKWPLAHPMRLLGHNGEINTLIGNINWMKARENILEIPGWDKAEIEALHPIVNVENSDSFNLDSAMEMLVRAGRSPMEAAMILVPEAYQNQPNLAEHPEITDFYDYYAGLQEPWDGPALLVFSDGKTVGASLDRNGLRPARYCVTKDGYILVSSEAGVVDVLDEEIVEKGRLGPGQMVAVDFQTQEVLKNWDIKKRVAQEKPYGQWLKENRETLETQPFNGDRTEPKEDLLRLQTAFGYTAEDVDMIINAMAEMAKEPTFCMGDDIPLAVLSDKPRLLFDYFKQRFAQVTNPPIDPLREKLVMSLNMYLGERGSLLTADAKDANVIKINSPVLNEAELAKVVSSSLKSVTLSTTYAIASGPSGLKTALGELCSAAEEAVKSGAKIIVLSDRANGTVSKEQSFIPPLLATGAVHHHLIDVGLRLSASIVVETAQCWSTHHFACLVGYGASAVCPYLALESVRHWWHNPKTQKQMEKEQIPVITIEKAQENYRYAIEAGLLKILSKMGISLLQSYHGAQIFEALGLGMEVINTAFAGTTSRVGGMTLNDLAQEGIAFHSRAFPELSVTKLANYGFVNYRKGGEYHMNSPEMTKALHKAVAAYNNTDKTEAYDHYDVYQKYQSDRPATALRDLLDFESDRPSIDISEVESIEDIVKRFCTGGMSLGSLSREAHETLAIAMNRLGAKSNSGEGGEDPVRFKVLDDVDGTGDSPTLPHLHGLRNGDTASSAIKQVASGRFGVTPEYLMSGRQIEIKMAQGAKPGEGGQLPGKKVSEYIAMLRNSKPGVTLISPPPHHDIYSIEDLAQLIYDLHQINPSAGVSVKLVAEIGIGTIAAGVAKANADVIMISGHDGGTGASPLSSIKHAGCPWELGVTEVHKTLMDNQLRDRVILRTDGGLKTGWDVVMAAVMGAEEYGFGSIAMIAEGCIMARVCHTNQCPVGVATQQERLRKRFKGVPGDVVNFFYFVAEEIRSILAKLGYKSLNEVIGRADLLKPRTNAKLTKTAGLVLDCLTNLPDTRTNREWLDHGGIHSNGPVLDDEILADEAVQKAIREQGALTKEIAIINTDRSVGARVSGFIAKQYGNEGFEGELNFNFKGSAGQSFGAFNLLGMTMHLEGESNDYVGKGMNGGEIIIVPSEKSQFAAADNVIIGNTCLYGATGGTLYANGRAGERFAVRNSKGKAVVEGTGDHCCEYMTGGVIVVLGEVGRNVGAGMTGGLTYILDPENTLPAKMNTEIVEIQRVGTAAGEKELKDLITAHAEKTGSAKAKAILADWATYLPQFWQVVPPSEADRPEVVEQKELASV from the coding sequence ATGAATCAGCACCATAACTCCTCAACTCACAATACTTCAGAAGAAAAGTACTACACCGGTCCCCGTTGGCTTGTGGAAGAGCGGGATGCCTGTGGTGTCGGTTTTTTAGCCTATAAAGATGGTCGCAAAACCCACAAACTTGTCGAGCAAACTTTAACGGCTCTCGGCTGTATGGAACACCGGGGTGGCTGTACCGCTGACCGTGTATCGGGTGATGGTGCTGGTGTAATGACAGCTTTACCCCACGAACTGTTTGCAGAGTGGTTCCAAGCCCAGGGGATTGAGCAGCCAGCACCCGAATCCTATGGTGTGGGGATGGTATTTTTACCCCCGGAGGTGACAGCCCAGCAAAAGGCCAAAGCAATTGTTGAAAAAAGTTTAGGCGATCGCCACTTCAAGATTCTCGGTTGGCGTGAAGTACCCGTTGCCCCTGAGACTCTGGGGACTCAAGCTCGCGAAAATCAGCCCTATATGGCTCAGGTTTTTGTCACTTCAGAGCAAGGTTTAACTGGCGATGCTCTAGATAAGGAACTCTACATCGTTCGTTCGACTATTGGTAAGCACCTCACCGATGTCTTTTATGTTTGTACCTTGTCCTGCCGCACGATTGTCTATAAGGGTATGGTGCAGTCCGAAGTTCTTGGGCAGTTCTACAAAGATTTAAAGAATCCCCTCTATAAGAGTGAATTTGCGGTTTACCACCGTCGCTTTAGTACGAATACAATGCCGAAATGGCCTTTAGCGCACCCCATGCGTCTACTCGGCCACAATGGTGAGATTAATACCCTCATCGGTAATATCAACTGGATGAAGGCACGGGAAAATATCCTTGAAATTCCCGGCTGGGACAAGGCAGAAATTGAAGCGCTCCACCCCATTGTTAATGTTGAAAACAGTGACTCTTTTAATCTTGACAGCGCCATGGAGATGCTGGTGCGGGCTGGGCGATCGCCGATGGAAGCGGCCATGATCCTTGTGCCTGAGGCCTATCAAAATCAACCAAATCTTGCCGAACACCCCGAAATCACAGATTTTTATGACTATTACGCAGGTCTCCAAGAGCCTTGGGATGGTCCCGCCCTCTTAGTTTTCAGCGATGGTAAAACCGTTGGTGCCAGCTTAGATCGGAATGGTTTACGTCCCGCTCGCTACTGCGTCACAAAAGATGGCTATATTTTAGTTTCCTCCGAGGCAGGCGTTGTCGATGTTTTAGATGAAGAAATTGTAGAGAAAGGTCGTCTTGGTCCCGGTCAAATGGTGGCCGTTGATTTCCAGACCCAAGAAGTGCTCAAAAATTGGGACATTAAAAAGCGCGTGGCCCAAGAAAAACCCTATGGTCAGTGGCTCAAGGAAAATCGTGAGACCCTAGAAACTCAGCCCTTTAACGGCGATCGCACTGAGCCTAAAGAAGATCTCCTTCGTCTACAAACAGCCTTTGGTTATACCGCTGAAGATGTGGACATGATCATTAACGCGATGGCAGAAATGGCGAAGGAACCAACTTTCTGTATGGGTGACGATATTCCCCTTGCAGTGCTTTCCGATAAACCACGTTTACTATTTGATTACTTTAAGCAGCGCTTTGCTCAGGTCACAAATCCCCCCATTGACCCCCTCCGCGAGAAGCTGGTCATGTCCCTTAATATGTATCTGGGTGAGCGGGGTAGCTTGTTAACGGCTGATGCAAAAGATGCCAATGTTATCAAAATCAATAGCCCTGTTCTCAATGAAGCTGAACTCGCAAAAGTTGTTAGTAGCTCCCTTAAATCAGTAACGCTTAGCACAACCTACGCGATCGCCTCAGGGCCCAGCGGCTTAAAGACAGCACTGGGTGAATTGTGTTCAGCCGCCGAAGAAGCCGTTAAGTCTGGCGCAAAAATTATTGTGCTCAGCGATCGCGCTAATGGCACAGTCAGTAAAGAACAAAGCTTTATTCCACCTCTATTGGCAACTGGTGCAGTGCACCACCACTTAATTGATGTGGGTCTCCGCTTAAGTGCCTCAATCGTTGTGGAAACAGCCCAGTGTTGGAGTACCCATCACTTTGCTTGTTTGGTCGGTTATGGCGCGTCGGCAGTTTGTCCTTACCTCGCCCTTGAGTCTGTCCGCCACTGGTGGCACAATCCCAAGACTCAAAAGCAGATGGAGAAGGAACAAATTCCTGTTATTACAATTGAGAAAGCACAGGAAAATTATCGCTACGCCATTGAAGCCGGTCTCCTAAAGATTTTGTCTAAGATGGGCATTTCTCTGTTGCAGTCCTACCACGGTGCACAAATTTTTGAAGCCCTTGGTCTGGGCATGGAAGTGATTAATACAGCTTTTGCGGGTACAACTTCCCGTGTTGGCGGAATGACTCTCAACGATTTGGCACAGGAAGGCATTGCATTCCACAGTCGCGCTTTCCCTGAATTGTCCGTCACGAAGCTCGCTAACTACGGTTTTGTCAACTACCGCAAAGGCGGCGAATATCATATGAATTCGCCTGAGATGACTAAGGCACTCCACAAAGCGGTTGCAGCCTATAACAATACCGATAAGACTGAAGCTTACGATCACTACGATGTTTATCAGAAATATCAGAGCGATCGCCCAGCTACCGCATTACGGGATTTACTCGATTTCGAAAGCGATCGCCCCTCCATTGACATTAGTGAAGTGGAGTCCATTGAGGATATCGTGAAGCGCTTCTGTACTGGCGGGATGTCCCTCGGTTCTCTGTCTCGTGAAGCCCACGAAACTTTGGCGATCGCCATGAACCGTCTAGGCGCGAAATCCAACTCCGGCGAAGGTGGCGAAGACCCAGTACGTTTTAAAGTCCTTGACGATGTCGATGGAACAGGTGACTCCCCCACATTGCCCCACCTCCACGGTTTGCGTAATGGTGATACGGCTAGCTCCGCCATCAAACAAGTGGCCTCCGGTCGTTTTGGTGTGACCCCTGAATACTTAATGAGTGGTCGCCAGATCGAAATTAAGATGGCACAGGGGGCAAAGCCCGGCGAAGGCGGACAGCTTCCCGGCAAAAAAGTTAGTGAATACATCGCAATGCTGCGGAACTCCAAGCCCGGCGTAACCCTCATTTCTCCCCCTCCCCACCACGACATTTACTCCATTGAAGATTTGGCTCAGCTCATTTATGACCTGCACCAAATTAATCCCAGTGCTGGTGTTTCTGTGAAGTTGGTAGCTGAAATTGGGATCGGCACGATCGCCGCAGGTGTTGCAAAAGCCAATGCCGATGTGATTATGATTTCCGGCCATGATGGTGGCACAGGCGCATCACCCCTCAGCTCCATTAAGCACGCTGGTTGCCCTTGGGAGCTGGGTGTTACGGAAGTCCATAAAACCCTCATGGATAACCAGTTGCGCGATCGTGTCATCCTTCGTACAGACGGCGGCCTCAAAACCGGTTGGGATGTCGTGATGGCAGCAGTCATGGGCGCAGAAGAATATGGCTTCGGTTCCATTGCCATGATTGCTGAAGGTTGCATTATGGCGCGGGTTTGTCATACAAACCAATGTCCCGTTGGTGTGGCAACCCAACAAGAACGTCTCCGTAAACGCTTTAAGGGAGTTCCCGGTGATGTTGTGAACTTCTTCTATTTTGTCGCAGAAGAAATTCGCTCGATTTTGGCAAAACTTGGTTATAAGAGCCTCAATGAGGTAATTGGCCGTGCCGATCTTTTGAAGCCTCGCACTAACGCTAAACTCACAAAAACAGCTGGTTTAGTTTTAGATTGTTTAACTAATTTGCCTGATACTCGTACAAATCGTGAGTGGCTCGACCATGGTGGCATTCACAGTAACGGTCCAGTTCTTGATGATGAAATCTTGGCGGATGAAGCCGTTCAGAAAGCAATTCGTGAGCAAGGTGCTCTAACCAAAGAAATTGCAATTATTAATACTGACCGTTCTGTCGGCGCGCGGGTGTCGGGTTTCATTGCGAAGCAGTACGGTAACGAAGGCTTTGAAGGTGAGCTGAACTTCAACTTTAAGGGATCTGCTGGTCAGAGCTTCGGTGCTTTCAATCTCCTTGGTATGACAATGCACCTTGAAGGAGAATCCAACGATTACGTCGGCAAAGGTATGAATGGTGGCGAAATTATTATCGTTCCTAGCGAAAAATCTCAGTTCGCTGCGGCAGATAACGTCATTATCGGTAATACCTGTTTGTATGGTGCGACAGGCGGTACGCTTTATGCCAATGGCCGTGCGGGTGAGCGCTTTGCGGTACGGAACTCTAAAGGTAAGGCTGTCGTTGAAGGCACGGGAGACCACTGCTGTGAATACATGACTGGTGGTGTGATTGTTGTGCTGGGTGAAGTCGGTCGTAATGTCGGTGCAGGTATGACTGGTGGTCTCACCTACATCCTTGACCCTGAAAATACGCTGCCTGCGAAGATGAACACTGAAATCGTCGAGATTCAACGAGTTGGTACTGCAGCCGGTGAAAAGGAGCTTAAGGATCTGATTACGGCTCACGCGGAAAAGACAGGTAGTGCTAAAGCAAAAGCGATTTTGGCAGACTGGGCAACTTACCTACCTCAATTCTGGCAGGTTGTACCGCCTTCTGAAGCCGATCGCCCTGAAGTTGTAGAGCAAAAAGAGCTTGCATCTGTATAA
- a CDS encoding phosphodiester glycosidase family protein produces MSKGWLGLLMSSLVLFGAPEVRFSSEGVRLGQKSAIAAAPQMMEFEGDRLRVNGQNLRGQWAVWSENGETKLGIESLNLEKSLGVKLLDTTSTTEQPIEWFGVGDRLPIYFSNPYRYLDITELAKTAGWQWQRQGNELVLETPQAGITAVRVGHQTWGKRIVLDVDRPVVWRQVMPNKIRIQGNSSDYLLGLQAKQQGLFSQPSFPFELTHEGNATFLSFPEAIAPQMRVFSLANPSRLVIDLSRDIRPARNIAWLPGVTWRQNNVVLPGKNNGGFAVTWLEIDPTQNQFQLKPISLSDQTIVGLAPMLTQVQSSGAIAGINAGFFNRNNQFPLGAVRTDGEWRSSPILNRGAVAWDNKGNWQFDRFSLREDIVADNGQRLTVDFLNSGYVKAGVSRYTKAWGDYYQTAVDNEVILTVDSNGSSEIITHRKNAGKAGADRYLIPEKGYLMVFRSFRSGADKLPEGTTFQRYEVLNPPNFESFPQVMGAGPLLIQNGRVVLNGESEQFSKWFNIQSASRSAIARTRDGKILLATVHGTAAESSGATLREWSDILMRLGAVDALNLDGGGSSALVLGGDVGDRHSSTVGRVNNGIGLFIAE; encoded by the coding sequence ATGAGTAAAGGGTGGCTGGGATTGTTAATGAGTAGTTTGGTTTTGTTTGGAGCGCCGGAGGTTCGGTTTTCGTCGGAAGGGGTACGGCTGGGGCAAAAATCGGCGATCGCCGCAGCGCCGCAAATGATGGAATTTGAAGGCGATCGCCTCAGGGTCAATGGTCAAAACTTGCGGGGGCAGTGGGCGGTTTGGTCAGAAAATGGTGAGACAAAATTAGGTATCGAATCTCTCAATCTAGAGAAAAGTCTGGGGGTGAAATTACTGGACACCACCAGCACAACAGAGCAGCCCATTGAGTGGTTCGGAGTGGGCGATCGCCTGCCCATTTATTTTTCTAATCCATATAGATATCTTGACATTACTGAGCTAGCAAAAACGGCGGGCTGGCAATGGCAACGACAGGGTAATGAGCTGGTTTTAGAGACACCCCAAGCCGGCATTACAGCCGTTCGCGTGGGGCATCAAACATGGGGCAAGCGCATTGTGCTTGATGTGGATCGTCCGGTGGTTTGGCGACAGGTAATGCCCAATAAAATTCGCATTCAGGGGAATTCTAGTGATTATTTGTTGGGGTTGCAGGCTAAGCAACAGGGTTTATTTTCCCAGCCCTCTTTTCCCTTTGAGCTCACCCATGAGGGTAATGCAACGTTCTTGAGTTTTCCGGAGGCGATCGCCCCGCAGATGCGCGTGTTTAGTTTGGCAAATCCATCGCGTCTCGTGATTGATCTCAGTCGAGATATACGTCCTGCTCGAAATATTGCGTGGTTGCCGGGGGTGACGTGGCGACAAAATAATGTTGTCTTACCGGGTAAAAATAACGGTGGTTTTGCGGTTACTTGGCTGGAAATTGACCCGACTCAAAATCAGTTTCAGCTTAAGCCGATTTCCCTGTCTGACCAAACGATTGTGGGTCTTGCGCCGATGCTTACCCAAGTGCAAAGTAGTGGGGCGATCGCCGGCATTAATGCAGGTTTTTTCAATCGTAATAATCAGTTTCCATTGGGAGCTGTGCGCACCGATGGCGAATGGCGCTCTAGTCCAATTTTGAACCGTGGCGCAGTGGCCTGGGATAACAAGGGTAATTGGCAATTTGATCGCTTTAGTTTGCGGGAGGATATCGTTGCCGACAATGGTCAGCGGTTGACCGTTGATTTTCTCAATAGTGGCTATGTCAAAGCTGGCGTATCCCGCTATACAAAAGCATGGGGCGATTATTACCAAACGGCGGTCGATAACGAAGTGATTTTGACGGTGGATAGCAACGGTAGTTCAGAGATCATTACCCACCGAAAAAATGCAGGAAAAGCTGGTGCTGACCGTTACCTTATTCCTGAGAAGGGCTATTTAATGGTGTTTCGGTCGTTCCGCAGTGGCGCAGACAAATTGCCTGAAGGTACAACCTTCCAACGTTATGAAGTGCTAAATCCTCCGAACTTTGAGTCATTCCCACAGGTGATGGGAGCGGGGCCGCTGCTCATTCAAAATGGTCGCGTTGTCCTCAATGGTGAGTCGGAACAATTTAGTAAGTGGTTTAATATTCAGTCCGCCTCTCGGAGCGCGATCGCCAGAACCCGAGACGGCAAAATTCTGTTGGCGACAGTCCATGGCACAGCGGCAGAAAGCTCTGGGGCAACGCTGCGGGAATGGTCTGATATTTTGATGCGTCTAGGAGCTGTAGATGCGCTTAATCTTGATGGTGGTGGTTCATCGGCCTTGGTGCTGGGGGGAGATGTAGGCGATCGCCATTCATCTACAGTTGGCCGCGTGAATAATGGCATTGGACTGTTTATCGCAGAATAA